A single Chanos chanos chromosome 8, fChaCha1.1, whole genome shotgun sequence DNA region contains:
- the s100a1 gene encoding protein S100-A1: MVSQLENAMEGLIKVFHSYSSKEGDKYKLSKGEMKSLLQGELSDFLAASKDPMVVEKIMSDLDENRDGEVDFQEFVVLVAALTVACNEFFVESMKN; the protein is encoded by the exons ATGGTTTCTCAACTGGAAAACGCAATGGAGGGACTCATAAAAGTTTTCCACTCCTATTCCTCCAAAGAGGGGGACAAGTACAAGCTCAGCAAAGGAGAAATGAAGAGTCTGCTGCAAGGGGAACTCAGTGACTTCCTGGCG gccagTAAAGATCCAATGGTGGTGGAGAAGATCATGTCTGACCTGGATGAAAATCGTGACGGCGAAGTAGACTTCCAAGAATTTGTTGTTCTAGTAGCAGCCCTAACAGTGGCTTGTAATGAGTTCTTTGTGGAGAGCATGAAAAACTGA
- the mettl25b gene encoding methyltransferase-like protein 25B — MFSPTLTEQQQRELAKRLTSFLSAYKHISDSYIIEFFTENLWQTLPVKWQEALGDLSPPQIADLLLDKHFNNRTYPTVWPLSLLAFCATAHTLAFPRIPRGRHAQQSVHGKPDEFHANESQSSLLGHLFRKHVKPKKQHEIRKLGMLVKQLCDFTGCNSVIDVGSGQGHLTRFLSFGLGLDVTGIEAELHLVTMASRFDGQLLRSLAKDRLKKPQLFQSAPGPVPHHVLGWVNPRASWEEFIKQLATKEKESESHCHWLCKRQRVSKTEEDRESTNESTAQSNCPTCSGMKQSLLQERTHNNSTDSINQPDSAVSSPESGVEPSSPSPLACPCKFDNKAGVDESPSSAFSSSCAASTLSTDPAVRLSQRKSTNSDFVLTGLHACGDLSATLLRHFANCPHVQGITSVACCYMKISTEENPNPPGVIHASPSNQTQGSSYPEFGYPMSEWVRGLPGHQLSYKAREGACHAVEDYVERLREGSGLLKSHCYRATLETIIRGLRPDLCRAGIQTIKKAHDLSFSEYAQLGFQRVGLPADLPLDHASVNAMLKQNSKVLVYFSLSLLLAPVVETMVLLDRMLFLQEKGLQSQLVALFDPAFSPRNLVLVAVKPRPDAD, encoded by the exons ATGTTTTCACCAACTCTCACTGAACAGCAACAACGCGAACTGGCGAAGCGACTGACTTCATTCCTGTCTGCATACAAGCACATAAGTGACTCCTACATAATT GAGTTTTTCACAGAGAATTTGTGGCAGACTTTGCCCGTTAAATGGCAGGAGGCTCTAGGCGATCTGTCGCCCCCACAGATAGCTGATCTGTTACTGGATAAACACTTCAATAACAGAAC ATACCCGACTGtgtggcctctctctctgctggcttTCTGTGCTACGGCACACACTCTGGCGTTTCCTCGGATTCCTCGCGGCCGGCACGCGCAACAGTCAGTCCACGGGAAACCAGACGAATTCCACGCAAACGAGAGTCAGAGTTCGCTTTTAGGACACCTCTTCCGTAAACATGTGAAACCTAAGAAACAGCACGAGATCCGCAAGCTTGGGATG CTGGTGAAACAGCTTTGTGATTTCACAGGGTGCAACAGCGTGATTGATGTGGGATCTGGGCAG GGTCATCTCACCCGTTTCCTGTCCTTTGGACTTGGCTTGGACGTCACTGGAATAGAGGCTGAGCTACATCTGGTAACTATGGCTTCTAGATTTGATGGACAGTTACTAAGATCACTGGCAAAGGacagactgaag AAACCCCAACTCTTTCAGTCAGCACCTGGTCCAGTGCCGCATCATGTGCTTGGCTGGGTTAATCCCAGGGCCTCATGGGAAGAGTTCATTAAGCAGTTGGCTACTAAAGAGAAGGAAAGCGAGAGTCATTGTCATTGGCTCTGTAAGAGGCAGCGGGTatcaaagacagaggaagaccGAGAGTCTACAAATGAAAGCACAGCACAGTCCAACTGCCCAACCTGTTCTGGCATGAAGCAATCCTTGTTACAGGAGAGGACTCATAACAACAGCACTGACTCCATAAACCAACCCGACTCTGCTGTCTCCTCACCAGAGTCAGGGGTAGAGCCTAGTTCCCCTTCTCCATTAGCATGTCCTTGCAAATTTGACAATAAAGCAGGTGTGGATGAATCGCCAAGCTCTGCTTTTTCCAGCTCTTGCGCTGCCAGCACTTTATCGACGGACCCAGCTGTTAGGCTTAGTCAGAGAAAAAGCACTAACTCTGACTTTGTGCTAACAGGGCTTCACGCCTGCGGAGACCTCAGTGCCACTCTCCTCCGTCATTTTGCCAACTGCCCCCACGTTCAAGGAATCACCTCGGTGGCATGTTGCTACATGAAGATTTCCACCGAAGAGAACCCCAACCCTCCTGGAGTCATTCATGCTTCACCGTCCAATCAGACACAAGGCTCCTCCTACCCAGAGTTTGGTTATCCAATGAGTGAATGGGTGCGAGGGTTACCTGGACACCAGCTGTCTTATAAGGCACGTGAGGGGGCATGCCATGCCGTCGAAGACTACGTGGAGAGGCTGAGGGAAGGCAGCGGGCTGCTTAAATCACACTGCTACAGAGCTACTCTGGAGACTATCATCAGAGGCTTAAGGCCTGACCTATGCAGGGCAGGAATCCAGACCATAAAGAAAGCTCACGATCTGAGCTTTTCAGA GTATGCCCAGCTTGGCTTTCAGCGTGTGGGATTGCCCGCCGATCTTCCCTTGGACCACGCCAGTGTAAATGCCATGCTAAAACAAAATAGCAAGGTTTTGGTGTACTTCAGCCTGTCTTTGCTGCTAGCACCTGTTGTGGAGACGATGGTGCTGTTGGATAGAATGCTTTTTCTGCAGGAAAAAG GTCTGCAGAGTCAGCTGGTGGCACTCTTTGATCCAGCATTCTCTCCTCGAAACCTGGTCCTGGTGGCAGTCAAGCCAAGACCAGATGCAGACTGA
- the isg20l2 gene encoding interferon-stimulated 20 kDa exonuclease-like 2: MSGVMLNLSHSDEPSHDRTKDRPAGNAKHRRFLKKRRFLEQKGLLRDKQNSFKNRQNQQNFKKSPKPWKQPQPKQGECSSQPCPVFPKFVSAQPGLSVTSSTSAHTSSVKNNLGSGNAKILSSRPSSAALTSAQGSAVCSASQSQTLPALPSLKASSLFGNPLKYVAMDCEMVGTGEKGRHSELARCSIVSYSGDVVYDKYIKPVNPVTDLRTRFSGIRWHHLRNATPFPQAKKEILKILSGKVIIGHAIYNDFKVLSYSHPPSLVRDTSHIPILNTKAGLSEDQPASLKKLTKALFNKDIQVGRKGHSSVEDAKATMELYKLVEVEWEGILASNSVSQTQQRQQRQ; this comes from the exons ATGTCAGGAGTCATGCTTAACCTGTCTCACAGTGATGAGCCCAGCCATGACAGGACCAAAGACAGACCAGCTGGCAATGCCAAACACAGACGTTTCCTCAAAAAAAGACGGTTCCTGGAGCAGAAAGGACTTTTACGGGATAAACAAAACTCTTTCAAGAATCGGCAAAATCAGCAGAATTTCAAAAAATCCCCCAAACCATGGAAACAGCCACAGCCAAAACAGGGTGAATGCTCCTCACAACCTTGCCCGGTTTTTCCCAAATTCGTCTCCGCTCAGCCTGGACTGTCCGTGACGAGTTCTACCTCCGCACACACATCCTCAGTGAAAAATAACCTCGGCTCAGGCAACGCCAAGATACTCAGTTCTCGCCCTTCTTCAGCCGCTTTGACCTCTGCTCAAGGAAGCGCAGTGTGTTCCGCCTCTCAGAGTCAAACCTTGCCCGCTCTGCCATCTCTCAAAGCGTCTTCGCTTTTTGGCAACCCCCTAAAATACGTAGCAATGGACTGTGAGATGGTGGGAACCGGCGAAAAGGGAAGACACAGCGAATTGGCTCGCTGTAGCATTGTGTCTTACAGTGGAGATGTCGTGTATGATAAGTATATTAAGCCCGTCAATCCAGTCACTGACCTTCGCACACGGTTTAGTGGTATCCGTTGGCACCACCTACGCAATGCTACACCTTTTCCGCAAGCCAAAAAGGAG ATCTTGAAGATCCTGTCAGGGAAGGTAATAATCGGACATGCCATCTACAATGACTTCAAAGTCCTGTCTTACTCTCACCCCCCTTCACTTGTTCGAGACACGTCGCACATCCCCATTCTCAATACGAAGGCGGGTCTTTCAGAGGATCAACCAGCCTCCTTAAAGAAACTCACTAAAGCCCTCTTTAATAAGGACATCCAG GTGGGGAGGAAAGGTCACTCCTCTGTGGAAGATGCCAAGGCCACCATGGAACTCTACAAACTAGTAGAGGTGGAGTGGGAGGGAATACTGGCCTCAAATTC
- the tlr18 gene encoding toll-like receptor 18: protein MAEKRQTLIALFSLLLSVHGFLFISPTDAKSPCHISDDQSIADCKGQRLDRVPISDLPASLTKVDLSYNILDGIYNLDFSHLPNLRVLLLQYNNISVIEDEAFKFNLLLEELNIFNNSLNAIPSKALAPLIKLKNLDMSNNLYSKATLDLEVFSAFTSLKVLSMGGPLVKTLRKGDLDALQSLSLNKFAIKTGTSLKQYEQGYLEHVQTENMWFDVAIDNHPHVLPQILQDLANKTFRVLRFRNLFEFTYYTSTEDLFSGLQYIRAHDLFFHRGKVNENLLRMLLLNIQVSPIKSLILMYIDFARSPTFVDNGKDSSVTDLALDRLVLSDISNPDILRFDWRFTWFNKIRHLIIWNVNFNSVPCDAWQEMGDVQTLDVSKNQLRSSYLYNQQCNYKGTMPSLHLFNLSNNFLNSLSDVASLTGEFKSLKIIDLSYNQLGSAEGDACTWKPNITHLLAHHNQIVTTSFKCLPTTLVFLDLSYCNLERVDKDYFEKASNLREVRLSGNKIKFIPAGWKNPNLQSLSLDGNSFGLINMGLFKDMPGLVTLKAGNNPYHCTCDLHNFIHETTSKGKVKIIDWPENYKCYHPEALLDTMVSKYFPGHVACDIRLVIIISVATTSVVVLAIMLVCYVFNIPWYAKASYQIIRAKYRAHKEGAGPSVHYAFHAFISYSHADADWVRDHLLTCLENARPPYRLCIHERDFMPGKWIIDNIIENIENSRKVIFVLSRHFVDSEWCNYELYFAQQRAIGKTFSDVILVVKEPIDPNSLPSKYCKLKKMLSTKTYLEWPQQPKQQPFFWAQLKSVLGKPNLVQRRSTSGRNRPSTGSAISVVELPPENQRTGDAVLKLEESAEVFQETSGEVETVPEASPQNHTPNISPAEMM from the exons ATGGCAGAGAAAAGGCAAACATTGATTGCTCTGTTCAGTCTTTTGCTCAGCGTCCATGGATTTTTGTTCATCAGTCCAACTGATGCTAAAAGCCCCTGCCACATATCAGATGATCAGAGTATAGCAGACTGCAAGGGACAACGTCTGGATCGTGTGCCTATCAGTGATCTCCCAGCCTCTTTGACAAAAGTGGATCTCTCCTACAACATCTTGGACGGCATCTATAACCTTGATTTCTCCCACTTGCCTAACTTACGGGTCCTCTTGcttcagtacaacaacatatcAGTGATTGAGGATGAAGCCTTCAAGTTCAATCTTTTGTTAGAGGAACTTAACATCTTCAACAACTCTTTGAATGCAATCCCCTCCAAAGCCCTGGCACCTCTTATCAAACTGAAAAACCTAGATATGTCAAATAATTTATACAGTAAAGCTACTCTGGATCTGGAAGTCTTCTCTGCATTCACGTCTCTGAAGGTGCTGTCTATGGGTGGTCCTTTGGTCAAGACTTTGAGGAAAGGTGACCTTGATGCATTGCAAAGCCTTTCACTGAATAAATTTGCAATTAAAACCGGAACTAGTCTAAAACAGTATGAACAAGGGTATTTGGAGCATGTTCAAACAGAGAACATGTGGTTTGATGTGGCCATAGACAACCATCCACATGTGCTGCCTCAGATATTGCAGGACTTGGCAAACAAGACCTTTCGTGTTCTCCGTTTCAGAAACCTTTTTGAATTCACATACTATACAAGCACAGAGGACCTCTTCAGTGGCCTACAATACATTCGGGCtcatgaccttttttttcaccGTGGTAAGGTCAATGAGAACCTTTTGAGGATGCTCCTGCTGAACATTCAAGTCAGCCCAATTAAATCCCTGATACTTATGTACATTGATTTTGCTCGTTCGCCCACTTTTGTGGACAATGGGAAAGATTCCAGTGTGACAGACCTAGCTTTGGATAGACTTGTGCTTTC ggACATCAGCAATCCAGACATCCTCCGTTTTGATTGGCGCTTCACTTGGTTTAACAAAATCCGCCACTTGATAATTTGGAATGTCAATTTCAACTCCGTGCCTTGTGATGCTTGGCAAGAAATGGGTGATGTGCAGACACTTGATGTCTCTAAGAACCAACTGAGGAGTAGCTACCTCTACAACCAGCAGTGTAACTACAAGGGCACCATGCCGTCCCTTCACCTCTTTAATCTTAGCAATAATTTCCTAAACAGCCTCAGTGATGTGGCATCACTCACAGGTGAGTTTAAGAGCCTGAAAATCATTGACCTCAGTTACAATCAGCTGGGTTCAGCCGAGGGTGATGCTTGCACCTGGAAGCCAAATATCACCCATTTGTTGGCTCACCATAACCAAATAGTGACCACCAGCTTCAAGTGTCTACCAACCACCTTGGTCTTCCTTGATTTGTCTTACTGCAACCTAGAGCGGGTGGATAAGGACTATTTTGAAAAGGCCAGCAACCTCAGAGAGGTCCGCCTGTCTGGCAACAAGATTAAATTCATTCCTGCAGGCTGGAAGAATCCCAATCTGCAGTCCCTGTCCCTGGATGGCAACTCTTTTGGCCTCATAAACATGGGATTATTCAAAGACATGCCTGGTTTAGTCACTCTGAAGGCAGGGAACAACCCCTACCATTGTACTTGCGATCTTCACAATTTCATCCATGAGACCACGTCCAAAGGCAAGGTTAAAATCATCGACTGGCCTGAAAACTACAAGTGTTACCACCCAGAGGCTTTGCTTGATACGATGGTTTCAAAGTACTTCCCTGGCCATGTGGCTTGTGACATAAGACTTGTCATAATAATCTCTGTGGCAACAACCTCTGTGGTTGTTTTGGCCATCATGTTGGTATGCTACGTTTTCAACATCCCCTGGTATGCTAAAGCCTCATATCAGATCATCAGAGCCAAATATCGGGCCCATAAGGAAGGAGCGGGCCCATCAGTACACTATGCTTTCCATGCGTTTATCTCCTACAGTCACGCTGATGCTGACTGGGTGAGAGACCATCTTCTCACATGTCTGGAGAATGCCAGGCCTCCTTATCGTCTTTGTATCCATGAAAGAGACTTTATGCCGGGGAAGTGGATCATTGACAACATCATTGAAAACATTGAGAACAGTCGTAAG GTTATCTTTGTGCTGTCTCGACACTTTGTAGACAGCGAGTGGTGCAACTATGAGCTTTACTTTGCCCAGCAGCGAGCTATTGGCAAGACCTTCAGCGATGTCATCCTTGTCGTAAAGGAACCCATTGATCCCAATTCTTTACCTAGCAAGTACTGCAAACTCAAGAAAATGCTGAGCACCAAGACATATTTAGAGTGGCCTCAACAACCCAAGCAACAACCCTTCTTTTGGGCCCAACTCAAAAGCGTCCTGGGAAAGCCCAACCTTGTTCAGAGGCGGTCAACCAGTGGCCGAAATAGACCCTCTACCGGGAGTGCCATATCTGTAGTTGAGCTCCCTCCGGAGAACCAGCGGACAGGGGATGCTGTTCTAAAGTTAGAGGAAAGTGCGGAGGTCTTCCAGGAGACCAGTGGGGAGGTTGAAACTGTTCCAGAAGCCAGtccacaaaaccacacacccAACATATCCCCTGCAGAGATGATGTAA